In Thunnus thynnus chromosome 11, fThuThy2.1, whole genome shotgun sequence, the following proteins share a genomic window:
- the mettl8 gene encoding mRNA N(3)-methylcytidine methyltransferase METTL8 isoform X2, whose translation MHKLRSLSVATLAEVLSGLLTRLKSTGGRPAAPLGSRILTNHDDIFKHNMWDHVQWTEEDKENARQKAEENSSVQIPLKEQEFPELLPSDAKSQATNRCPDDQQAEYPLPSGSDRETRQHSCHTHHHRNTDSSHRQESCQGAALEKNEAAIQTSFPGQHASFRILEVGCGVGNSVFPIVNSIKETGAFLYCCDFSSRAIQLVKDHPDYDDSVCHAFVHDICEEMASFPFPPQSLDVIMAVFVLSSIHPERMQGVVNRLSTYLKQGGTFLFRDYGRYDFSQLRFKKGRCLSENFYTRGDGTCVYFFTKEEVHDLFSKAGLEEIQNLEDRRLQVNRGKKVVMQRVWMQSKYRKL comes from the exons ATGCATAAACTGCGGAGCCTCTCTGTGGCCACACTGGCTGAAGTTTTAAGCGGATTGTTGACGAGACTAAAGAGCACTGGAGGAAGACCTGCAGCTCCGCTGGGTTCAAGGATTCTGACCAATCATGATGACATCTTTAAGCACAACATGTG GGATCATGTGCAGTGGACAGAAGAAGACAAGGAAAATGCACGGCAGAAAGCAGAAGAAAACTCCAGTGTACAAATTCCTTTAAAGGAACAAG AATTCCCAGAACTGCTTCCTTCGGATGCAAAAAGCCAAGCTACAAACAGGTGTCCGGATGATCAGCAGGCAGAATATCCACTACCGAGTGGGTCCGACAGAGAAACCAGACAACACAGCtgccacacacaccatcacaggAATACAGACTCCTCCCATCGTCAGGAGTCCTGTCAAGGTGCAGCACTGGAGAAAAATGAAGCTGCCATACAGACTTCTTTTCCTGGACAGCATGCATCTTTCAGGATCTTGGAG GTTGGATGTGGGGTTGGTAACAGTGTATTTCCCATTGTTAACTCCATCAA AGAAACTGGTGCATTTTTATACTGCTGTGACTTCTCCTCGCGTGCTATTCAGCTGGTTAAG GACCATCCAGACTACGATGACTCTGTATGTCATGCATTTGTCCATGACATTTGTGAAGAGATGGCCTCCTTTCCCTTTCCTCCTCAGAGCCTGGATGTTATTATGGCAGTCTTTGTGCTGTCCTCCATTCATCCGGAGCG aatGCAAGGAGTCGTGAACCGGCTATCTACATACCTGAAACAGGGAGGGACATTCCTCTTCCGTGATTATGGCAGATACGACTTCTCACAACTCCGGTTTAAAAAGG GGCGGTGCTTATCAGAGAATTTCTACACACGTGGAGATGGAacctgtgtttattttttcacaaaag aggAGGTTCATGATTTATTTTCCAAAGCTGGACTGGAAGAAATTCAGAATCTGGAGGACAGACGACTACAAGTCAACCGAGGAAAGAAAGTTGTAATGCAGCGGGTGTGGATGCAGAGCAAGTACAGGAAATTATAA
- the mettl8 gene encoding mRNA N(3)-methylcytidine methyltransferase METTL8 isoform X1, with amino-acid sequence MHKLRSLSVATLAEVLSGLLTRLKSTGGRPAAPLGSRILTNHDDIFKHNMWDHVQWTEEDKENARQKAEENSSVQIPLKEQGKFDTEACQYWDKFYEMHQDKFFKDRKWLFLEFPELLPSDAKSQATNRCPDDQQAEYPLPSGSDRETRQHSCHTHHHRNTDSSHRQESCQGAALEKNEAAIQTSFPGQHASFRILEVGCGVGNSVFPIVNSIKETGAFLYCCDFSSRAIQLVKDHPDYDDSVCHAFVHDICEEMASFPFPPQSLDVIMAVFVLSSIHPERMQGVVNRLSTYLKQGGTFLFRDYGRYDFSQLRFKKGRCLSENFYTRGDGTCVYFFTKEEVHDLFSKAGLEEIQNLEDRRLQVNRGKKVVMQRVWMQSKYRKL; translated from the exons ATGCATAAACTGCGGAGCCTCTCTGTGGCCACACTGGCTGAAGTTTTAAGCGGATTGTTGACGAGACTAAAGAGCACTGGAGGAAGACCTGCAGCTCCGCTGGGTTCAAGGATTCTGACCAATCATGATGACATCTTTAAGCACAACATGTG GGATCATGTGCAGTGGACAGAAGAAGACAAGGAAAATGCACGGCAGAAAGCAGAAGAAAACTCCAGTGTACAAATTCCTTTAAAGGAACAAG GTAAATTTGACACAGAAGCTTGCCAATATTGGGACAAGTTTTATGAGATGCACCAGGATAAATTCTTCAAAGATCGAAAGTGGTTGTTTTTAGAATTCCCAGAACTGCTTCCTTCGGATGCAAAAAGCCAAGCTACAAACAGGTGTCCGGATGATCAGCAGGCAGAATATCCACTACCGAGTGGGTCCGACAGAGAAACCAGACAACACAGCtgccacacacaccatcacaggAATACAGACTCCTCCCATCGTCAGGAGTCCTGTCAAGGTGCAGCACTGGAGAAAAATGAAGCTGCCATACAGACTTCTTTTCCTGGACAGCATGCATCTTTCAGGATCTTGGAG GTTGGATGTGGGGTTGGTAACAGTGTATTTCCCATTGTTAACTCCATCAA AGAAACTGGTGCATTTTTATACTGCTGTGACTTCTCCTCGCGTGCTATTCAGCTGGTTAAG GACCATCCAGACTACGATGACTCTGTATGTCATGCATTTGTCCATGACATTTGTGAAGAGATGGCCTCCTTTCCCTTTCCTCCTCAGAGCCTGGATGTTATTATGGCAGTCTTTGTGCTGTCCTCCATTCATCCGGAGCG aatGCAAGGAGTCGTGAACCGGCTATCTACATACCTGAAACAGGGAGGGACATTCCTCTTCCGTGATTATGGCAGATACGACTTCTCACAACTCCGGTTTAAAAAGG GGCGGTGCTTATCAGAGAATTTCTACACACGTGGAGATGGAacctgtgtttattttttcacaaaag aggAGGTTCATGATTTATTTTCCAAAGCTGGACTGGAAGAAATTCAGAATCTGGAGGACAGACGACTACAAGTCAACCGAGGAAAGAAAGTTGTAATGCAGCGGGTGTGGATGCAGAGCAAGTACAGGAAATTATAA